The window gaatccctccctttctctattaatttattaaatttgtacttttaggatacactttgacaaagcttacttattttctaatttaatgtttagtatttataaaacttaacaaCTACGCTTTTATACTACTagtcagggtataaaattaacaactcttctcataaggtagattattctaaatctttaatttcttttctttggattgtcaattatatttttttatatcaatgcatgtgcttattgtaatttagatatattttgactccatagtcgtttaaggctggtaatatttataaaataagtttttcatgttttcttatgttgcctgctaaaatgtgtctttataactgtctcatgttcttgttttctaattcttgagcaatttgctttattctactctcaggatttatttcttctctagctcttccagaagaaaaagttttaatatattgcttacaaattttgccattttattctttttgctctatttcacatttctttattccagtgtcttttactactcatagtgcaccttctgaatttgttaaaattatagcgtactacactaacttgggagtgtgcatatggctcattctttttgggcaTGGATAActaatacagtgacaataatcctctgcagttttaactctctagctctctcaaagcccctttgggttgcagccaaagggccaaggtgtgtatcttcttggtagcagagcttacaccttgggatctagtcactgatgtcattcgtctcattctcagtatttacttcataagatttataagagccttttaaattgtttttcaggatttaggatagcatctgcttatttctaattattataattttatttctttgacattttagctctaaagttgtaattagtctgtacacttctctttctttcagctatacttggctgttttcctttattttaatttgatccttattaaatatctaacggcttttgttatatcctatctgatttaatgttacttttagtgtttcttggaacttaaatctggtttgtatcttatatacttaatttttttccgaTTTAtcacgaatcatattattgttctaatatattctttacagtgtttcattagcttttacttctatttcttttgtctgttataacaaaagcactaaaatattttattttttgaaataaatttgcatatcacaccttaaatattcagttcacttaaaacaacctcatgaataatacagtttaaaataaaatattttacttctcataacaatgggttttacagcttacaagcttaggtattaacatgcatcagtctattttacttcaaggagtagtggtgactttttagtgaggtttggctggtgtttctgcttgtggatttacaggtcttctgtcctgcctttctttgcagctgaacctgctgatgaaggtggtgcagcttcccaagccacgtccaggactgaggctctgggagatgctgagggtaggtcaaggcctttcccctgggagagctgccagctcagagcccaaagctgggccaggggggcatcgctgctggtgccagcacagaaccatgcacgtgtgtgccctcgcccgcGTGATTCCCTCACCTCTCCTGTGGCTCAGAGGTGCCcatgcagatcagcagagatggcagaagcttctgtggctgttgagttacaggtgtgtctgcagggaggacttctccagctcctttgctgattcctacacagaagcctggcaaccatcgcaggggtgagtagtgtgtccctgctgaccccacaggctgagccttgcttttgtaggatccattcctgggaaatggaattctgttgctctaaggtcctccgagggggaaggaccaagctacaggacaccagaaaccccatgatgcatccgaaaacatgaggcaaatgctgaaggaaatgcagcaggcaggagaaggtgggtgcatttccctcatgcttcccctgggtctcagcatctgggggctttggctgcacatctggacacgccgtgcctggcacagtgggaagggatccatggcagccttgctgccccgctgctgctttcacgccctgcagggctgtttcccagcctggcctggctgcagcttctgcccagcccctgcaagaaggcatttggcatcagctgacaggccgcctaattgcaccacaggcctgagatcccctgcaattttccaGTCGCTGGGTAGAATAGAAAGGGCACCAGTTTGGAGAggggagggccctggccttcccaaaacgtttatagggatttcctgattttagccatgtctttgacaagcattccctcctgaagacgccacctccccagtggggaactgCCCctcctgatccagctgtccctcttcctttctccagaagtggatgcagaggctgggcataaggcggcgtttcccagaggaagcagtggttccgtgccagcctctgctgcaggaagagaggcgatgccaggcacaggcacaggaggtaattgctgtgcctctcgGCCTGAGCCCGGCTGAGGCATGAGCTGCTCtcgctgctgcctggcagtgcaaggacagcctggactagagcggcacagcccagggaattatcgcgagcaggctcagggcactcggtaCTGAGCattcctgctggggtccctccttgggagacatgtcctgaaacctggcagtgactgcatggggtgcccatggtggggaaaggacagagggggagagcaaggctccagtgtgtcctgagagggcctggctgtttgcccttgggatctgggagctgtcccagcagaaggagggcaggagggagtgtaggaggaAGGGATGGatacctgtgtcactgcctgctgcagttttccccagggttttagagaggatttcctctgtgtctgagggagggAACCCGGGGgccctgcgctgctccagccacccctcccagggatgttgctgagggcagggaaagagtgtggagagtgaccaggagccagcccagagctccccaggcccctggggacctttggccatgtctattcacatccggctcccacggccttagccgacccccttgcagtgcccagttccctgtggcagaaggggatcccagcacaccctggaaagtgttctcatctgtgctccgttctagatgagggtgctgggaaggcttctccatcagcttggaggaagaaagttttgaagcccttggagcctcctgcaggtatgttctcagtgtgccaccaaggaagaattgtagacaatcaggcaggaaccaggtgacagaagctgttgtggctgttgtgttacagatgtgtctacagggaggacttctccagcttctccagctcctaccttggatgctatacgcaagcccagctcccatcacagtggtgagtagtgtgtccctgctgacctcaaaggctgagccttgcttttgtgggatccattcctgggaaatggaaatatttttctctaaggtactccaacagggaaagtccaagatagaacagataagatgtccctgcaaccatccaaacagatgaggcaagagctgaaggaacccctgcagacaaggcaaggtgggtgcatttccctcatgcttcccctgggagtcagcagccgggggctttggctgcacatctggacacgccatgcctggcacagtgggaagggatccatggcagccttgctgccccgctgctgctttcacgccctgcagggctgtttcccagcctggcctggctgcagcttctgcccagcctctgccggaagttatttggcatcagctgacaggcagcccaaactgtaacacaccctgagatcccccactatatccagccctccagattaggaaaagggtggctgtttggaggtggaagtgctctcatcatgccaccataacctggccattttcctgctccataaatttcacaaatattacctctgatgccaccgcccaagtggggaacagctccatctgatgtagctgtctcccttcttttgtcaagagatgggcatagtgcttcagtggaaggtggcatttcttgaaggaagcactccatcttcggtgccagccactgctgcaggaaggaaggcgatggcagacacgggcacaggcacagcaggtaattgctgtgccggtctcagccctggccggggctgtgtggcagcagctcttcccccagggcctgcccttgcccggccttgcagcagccaaagctggaggcgccttggcttccaggcctctggagctcgttcagagccccggggaaacgggactggtgcagcaacgtccctcgtgctgcagctgctgtggagctggccctgagtgcccagaggcccaaggcacaggagcagccccgagcgggagccctgccgccagccagggccagagccagccctggcacacaatggaaacagttctcatcttggtttgcttccagactgggatgctgggacagTTCCTCGGTTAGCCTGgcactctgaagttgtgatgccctctgagcattctgcaggtatgttctcactgtcccaccaaggcgtaatgtttgactgactggtaagaaccaggtgacagaagcttctgtggctgttgtgttacaggcgtgtctgcagggacgacctcaccaactcctaccttggatactgcacaaaagcccagctcccatcacaggggtgagtagtgtgtccctgctgaccccaaaggctgagccctgcttttgtggggtccattcctgggaaatggaactactttctcttaaggtcctctgacaggagagaccaaagacatggcaggcaagaaattccaggacccattagaaatcatgtggcaaatgctgaaggaatgtctacAGAGgaggcaaggtgggtgcatttccctcatgcttcccctggcacacaggagccgggggctttggctgcacatctggacacgccgtgcccggcacagcaggaagggatccatggcagcctcgctgccccgctgctgctttcacgccctgcagggcggtttcccagcctggcctggctgcagcttctgcccagcctctgcaggaaggcatttggcatcagctgtcagacagccccaattgcaccacagtccatgcccaccctcagatcccctgcaaattccttctgtccaggcagatcagatgttggggctgtttggggaaggaagcagccttgggttgtcccaaaatcctgggtgttttctgatccttatgcattcct of the Passer domesticus isolate bPasDom1 chromosome 9, bPasDom1.hap1, whole genome shotgun sequence genome contains:
- the LOC135307263 gene encoding uncharacterized protein LOC135307263 isoform X3; the encoded protein is MCIQRRVPSRLKEVIPHLCSAEPADEGGAASQATSRTEALGDAEGVSAGRTSPAPLLIPTQKPGNHRRGPPRGKDQATGHQKPHDASENMRQMLKEMQQAGEEVDAEAGHKAAFPRGSSGSVPASAAGREAMPGTGTGDEGAGKASPSAWRKKVLKPLEPPADVSTGRTSPASPAPTLDAIRKPSSHHSGTPTGKVQDRTDKMSLQPSKQMRQELKEPLQTRQEMGIVLQWKVAFLEGSTPSSVPATAAGRKAMADTGTGTADWDAGTVPRLAWHSEVVMPSEHSAGVSAGTTSPTPTLDTAQKPSSHHRGPLTGETKDMAGKKFQDPLEIMWQMLKECLQRRQEMKGEPVQKEAFRGGSSGSVAASAPGREAMPGTGPGAEPAGEDPTSRTEALGDAEGVSAGRTSQAPGLDAWPQPSSHGRGPPKGKTQDTAAKTSHEADEFLRQTQKQAPRGQDAAGITRPVPNAQDGLGRGFCQGRGCWVGLLAGVLSLELVFMLCCFGIGYSWNRKQSTSPTSQDQPNTSAMENLACHHASPCQCPLSLP
- the LOC135307263 gene encoding uncharacterized protein LOC135307263 isoform X1, producing MCIQRRVPSRLKEVIPHLCSAEPADEGGAASQATSRTEALGDAEGVSAGRTSPAPLLIPTQKPGNHRRGPPRGKDQATGHQKPHDASENMRQMLKEMQQAGEEVDAEAGHKAAFPRGSSGSVPASAAGREAMPGTGTGDEGAGKASPSAWRKKVLKPLEPPADVSTGRTSPASPAPTLDAIRKPSSHHSGTPTGKVQDRTDKMSLQPSKQMRQELKEPLQTRQEMGIVLQWKVAFLEGSTPSSVPATAAGRKAMADTGTGTADWDAGTVPRLAWHSEVVMPSEHSAGVSAGTTSPTPTLDTAQKPSSHHRGPLTGETKDMAGKKFQDPLEIMWQMLKECLQRRQEMKGEPVQKEAFRGGSSGSVAASAPGREAMPGTGPGAEPAGEDPTSRTEALGDAEGVSAGRTSQAPGLDAWPQPSSHGRGPPKGKTQDTAAKTSHEADEFLRQTQKQAPRGQGCSGGGTLREKQWLIGSPSCRKEGDGRDGHRHSRCSRHHKTCSQCPGWPRKGFLSGKRLLGRVTGRRAFFGACLHVVLLWNRVFLEQKTEHLSHFTRPA
- the LOC135307263 gene encoding uncharacterized protein LOC135307263 isoform X2 → MCIQRRVPSRLKEVIPHLCSAEPADEGGAASQATSRTEALGDAEGVSAGRTSPAPLLIPTQKPGNHRRGPPRGKDQATGHQKPHDASENMRQMLKEMQQAGEEVDAEAGHKAAFPRGSSGSVPASAAGREAMPGTGTGDEGAGKASPSAWRKKVLKPLEPPADVSTGRTSPASPAPTLDAIRKPSSHHSGTPTGKVQDRTDKMSLQPSKQMRQELKEPLQTRQEMGIVLQWKVAFLEGSTPSSVPATAAGRKAMADTGTGTADWDAGTVPRLAWHSEVVMPSEHSAGVSAGTTSPTPTLDTAQKPSSHHRGPLTGETKDMAGKKFQDPLEIMWQMLKECLQRRQEMKGEPVQKEAFRGGSSGSVAASAPGREAMPGTGPGAEPAGEDPTSRTEALGDAEGVSAGRTSQAPGLDAWPQPSSHGRGKTQDTAAKTSHEADEFLRQTQKQAPRGQGCSGGGTLREKQWLIGSPSCRKEGDGRDGHRHSRCSRHHKTCSQCPGWPRKGFLSGKRLLGRVTGRRAFFGACLHVVLLWNRVFLEQKTEHLSHFTRPA
- the LOC135307263 gene encoding uncharacterized protein LOC135307263 isoform X4; amino-acid sequence: MRQMLKEMQQAGEEVDAEAGHKAAFPRGSSGSVPASAAGREAMPGTGTGDEGAGKASPSAWRKKVLKPLEPPADVSTGRTSPASPAPTLDAIRKPSSHHSGTPTGKVQDRTDKMSLQPSKQMRQELKEPLQTRQEMGIVLQWKVAFLEGSTPSSVPATAAGRKAMADTGTGTADWDAGTVPRLAWHSEVVMPSEHSAGVSAGTTSPTPTLDTAQKPSSHHRGPLTGETKDMAGKKFQDPLEIMWQMLKECLQRRQEMKGEPVQKEAFRGGSSGSVAASAPGREAMPGTGPGAEPAGEDPTSRTEALGDAEGVSAGRTSQAPGLDAWPQPSSHGRGPPKGKTQDTAAKTSHEADEFLRQTQKQAPRGQGCSGGGTLREKQWLIGSPSCRKEGDGRDGHRHSRCSRHHKTCSQCPGWPRKGFLSGKRLLGRVTGRRAFFGACLHVVLLWNRVFLEQKTEHLSHFTRPA